From Micrococcus porci, one genomic window encodes:
- the glyA gene encoding serine hydroxymethyltransferase — MTQTPDINTQPLAEVDPEIAAALADELGRQRGTLEMIASENFVPRAILETQGSVLTNKYAEGYPGRRYYGGCEFVDVAENLAIQRAKDLFGAEHANVQPHAGAQANVAVMTSLLDHGDTMMGLSLAHGGHLTHGMKLNFSGKNYSIAAYEVEPDTHRIDMDKVREKALEARPKVIVAGWSAYPRQLDFAAFRSIADEVGARLWVDMAHFAGLVAAGLHPNPVPHADVVSSTVHKTLAGPRSGFILSTEELKKKIDSAVFPGQQGGPLMHAIAGKAVAFKIAGSADFKEKQERTLAGAQILAERLTAPDMAEHGISVLTGGTDVHLVLVDLRESQLDGRQGEDILHEVGITVNRNSVPWDPRPPMTTSGLRIGTPALASRGFGEAEFREVSDVIAEALKPSPDVEALRARVVKLTEDFPLYDGLEQW, encoded by the coding sequence GTGACGCAGACGCCCGACATCAACACCCAGCCTCTCGCTGAGGTGGACCCGGAGATCGCCGCGGCGCTCGCGGACGAGCTCGGCCGCCAGCGGGGCACGCTCGAGATGATCGCCTCGGAGAACTTCGTGCCGCGCGCCATCCTCGAGACGCAGGGCTCGGTGCTGACCAACAAGTACGCGGAGGGTTACCCGGGTCGCCGCTACTACGGCGGCTGCGAGTTCGTGGACGTGGCCGAGAACCTGGCCATCCAGCGCGCCAAGGACCTGTTCGGCGCCGAGCACGCCAACGTCCAGCCGCACGCGGGCGCCCAGGCCAACGTGGCCGTGATGACCTCGCTGCTGGACCACGGGGACACGATGATGGGCCTGTCCCTGGCGCACGGCGGCCACCTGACGCACGGCATGAAGCTGAACTTCTCCGGCAAGAACTACAGCATCGCCGCGTACGAGGTGGAGCCGGACACCCACCGCATCGACATGGACAAGGTGCGCGAGAAGGCCCTCGAGGCCCGGCCGAAGGTGATCGTGGCCGGCTGGTCCGCCTATCCCCGTCAGCTCGACTTCGCCGCCTTCCGCTCGATCGCGGACGAGGTCGGCGCCCGGCTCTGGGTGGACATGGCCCACTTCGCCGGCCTCGTGGCCGCCGGCCTGCACCCGAACCCGGTGCCGCACGCCGACGTCGTCTCCTCCACCGTGCACAAGACCCTCGCCGGCCCCCGTTCGGGCTTCATCCTCTCCACCGAGGAGCTGAAGAAGAAGATCGACTCCGCCGTGTTCCCGGGCCAGCAGGGCGGCCCGCTGATGCATGCGATCGCGGGCAAGGCCGTGGCCTTCAAGATCGCCGGCTCCGCGGACTTCAAGGAGAAGCAGGAGCGCACCCTGGCCGGTGCGCAGATCCTGGCCGAGCGCCTGACCGCCCCGGACATGGCCGAGCACGGCATCTCGGTGCTCACCGGCGGCACGGACGTGCACCTGGTCCTGGTGGACCTGCGCGAGTCCCAGCTGGACGGCAGGCAGGGCGAGGACATCCTGCACGAGGTCGGCATCACCGTGAACCGCAACTCGGTGCCGTGGGACCCGCGTCCGCCGATGACCACCTCCGGCCTGCGCATCGGCACCCCCGCGCTGGCCTCCCGCGGCTTCGGCGAGGCCGAGTTCCGCGAGGTGTCCGACGTCATCGCCGAGGCGCTGAAGCCGAGCCCGGACGTGGAGGCGCTGCGCGCCCGCGTCGTGAAGCTCACCGAGGACTTCCCGCTGTACGACGGCCTCGAGCAGTGGTGA
- a CDS encoding catalase, which translates to MTEYQKTTPHATGSTRQNGAPAVSDRQSLTVGSEGPIVLHDTHLLETHQHFNRMNIPERRPHAKGSGAFGEFEVTEDVSKYTKALVFQPGTKTETLLRFSTVAGELGSPDTWRDVRGFALRFYSEEGNYDIVGNNTPVFFLRDPMKFTHFIRSQKRLPDSGLRDATMQWDFWTNNPESAHQVTYLMGPRGLPRTWREMNGYGSHTYLWVNAQGEKHWVKYHFISQQGVHNLSNDEATKIAGENADFHRQDLFESIAKGDHPKWDLYIQAIPYEEGKTYRFNPFDLTKTISQKDYPRIKVGTLTLNRNPENHFAQIESAAFSPSNTVPGIGLSPDRMLLGRAFAYHDAQLYRVGAHVNQLPVNRPKNAVNNYAFDGQMWYDHTGDRSTYAPNSNGDSWSDETGPVDDGWEADGTLTREAQALRADDDDFGQAGTLVREVFSDQERDDFVETVAGALKGVRQDVQARAFEYWKNVDATIGQRIEDEVKRHEGDGIPGVEAGGEARI; encoded by the coding sequence ATGACGGAGTACCAGAAGACGACCCCGCACGCGACCGGTTCCACCCGCCAGAACGGCGCCCCGGCTGTCAGCGACCGCCAGTCCCTGACCGTGGGCAGCGAGGGGCCCATCGTCCTGCACGACACCCACCTGCTGGAGACCCACCAGCACTTCAACCGCATGAACATCCCGGAGCGCCGCCCGCACGCCAAGGGCTCCGGCGCGTTCGGTGAGTTCGAGGTGACCGAGGACGTGTCGAAGTACACCAAGGCCCTCGTGTTCCAGCCCGGCACGAAGACCGAGACCCTCCTGCGCTTCTCCACCGTGGCCGGCGAGCTCGGCTCCCCGGACACCTGGCGCGACGTGCGCGGCTTCGCCCTGCGCTTCTACAGCGAAGAGGGCAACTACGACATCGTCGGCAACAACACCCCGGTGTTCTTCCTGCGCGACCCGATGAAGTTCACCCACTTCATCCGCTCGCAGAAGCGCCTGCCGGACTCCGGCCTGCGCGATGCCACCATGCAGTGGGACTTCTGGACCAACAACCCCGAGTCCGCCCACCAGGTGACCTACCTGATGGGTCCGCGCGGCCTGCCCCGCACCTGGCGTGAGATGAACGGCTACGGCTCCCACACCTACCTGTGGGTCAACGCCCAGGGCGAGAAGCACTGGGTGAAGTACCACTTCATCTCCCAGCAGGGCGTGCACAACCTCTCGAACGACGAGGCCACCAAGATCGCCGGCGAGAACGCCGACTTCCACCGCCAGGACCTGTTCGAGTCCATCGCCAAGGGCGACCACCCCAAGTGGGACCTCTACATCCAGGCGATCCCCTACGAGGAGGGCAAGACCTACCGGTTCAACCCCTTCGACCTGACGAAGACGATCTCCCAGAAGGACTACCCGCGCATCAAGGTCGGCACGCTGACCCTGAACCGCAACCCGGAGAACCACTTCGCGCAGATCGAGTCCGCCGCGTTCAGCCCGAGCAACACCGTGCCGGGCATCGGCCTCTCCCCGGACCGCATGCTCCTGGGCCGCGCCTTCGCGTACCACGACGCCCAGCTGTACCGCGTGGGCGCCCACGTGAACCAGCTGCCGGTGAACCGCCCGAAGAACGCCGTGAACAACTACGCCTTCGACGGCCAGATGTGGTACGACCACACCGGCGACCGCTCCACCTACGCGCCGAACTCCAACGGCGACTCCTGGTCGGACGAGACGGGCCCGGTGGACGACGGCTGGGAGGCCGACGGCACCCTGACCCGCGAGGCCCAGGCCCTGCGTGCGGACGACGACGACTTCGGCCAGGCCGGCACCCTCGTCCGCGAGGTCTTCTCGGACCAGGAGCGTGACGACTTCGTGGAGACCGTGGCCGGCGCGCTGAAGGGTGTCCGCCAGGACGTCCAGGCCCGCGCCTTCGAGTACTGGAAGAACGTGGACGCCACGATCGGCCAGCGCATCGAGGACGAGGTCAAGCGCCACGAGGGCGACGGCATCCCGGGCGTCGAGGCCGGCGGCGAGGCCCGCATCTGA